atcatttatgaatcgatatattaataaacaaaaatataaaagcaTATACTTTGAAGATTCGATTAGAGCATACAATGTTATAAATCGATGACGTAAATTCTGATTAATGTCACAATTCGCGTTGATGATTGCCCGAGAAAATGTCACATCATCATTTATTATGATGAAGAGATTTATATAATCCACCTCATATAACTGAGACTTCAATCGGACGAATGACACAAACAATTGTAACGAAGTTTACAATGGATTTGTCTGTTGACCTATAAACAAtgatggaaaaaaaaattcaaatcaaaAGTTTTTATCTTTCCTCTTCCAATTTTAGTATGGTCAAGAAAAcagtatatttaaatatttaaaatgagGGATTCTATAAattagaaaggatttttttttttttttttgagaaatcgtctaacataaaatatttaaaatattgctGATATTTTCTTTAGGTTAAGAAAAAAACAAAGAGTAGGTGGAGAATGGCGATGGGTTGTAAGGTGGCAAGGCACGTGGGCGGTGGGATGAAGCGCTTGCAGAGTTGATGACACCTCCGTTGGAGTCTGTGATGATTTGGATTCTCCCTTGTCtttattttatctattattttattttatttggttTTTCCTTTGACTTTGGTCGCTGTCTCATGCCTCCTCTCTTTTTGTTCCCCCCGTGGGGCCCGAGGAGTTCATGTGAGACATCAGCCTCGGCGGGTGCGAAACACCCGTACACCTTTCCACGTGGTCTTGCCGTGCTTAGTTTCTTCTGATGTCGCCGAGAGAGCCACGTAGCGTGGGGCAGGGAGAGACGTGGCCGCGCAGTTATCGGGTCGAGATCTGTCGGGACCCGTAACCGAGTCCGATGGCGCAACGTAGGACGCAATAATTGACATGTCATCCGTAACTACCACACACCATGTACCAAATACATTAGATCTGTGTGCCACATTTTCCAATAGTGCGTTAAAATCGGGACACACAGCAGAGATCACGTCCATTTAACCGTTCCTATCAACCATGCACTTGTCTCAATTTGGTCCATCTGTCTCATCAATGTGGATGTCAATCTCAAAGCAACGCCCCATCCTTATGAATCGTCGACGGAACCTTTTCCAGATCAAGCGTCTCAAGCAACCACCCGAACTTTGATATGAATCATCAATAAATCGGTGGTTGGAGAGTATCTGTTATATCTCGTTGGGTCAACGTCGACATCAAGGTCAATGTCGATGGACTCGTGTCGTTGACCACAACGCCCAACTACTCTCAACTTATTTCCTTCATGCTTCCGACACGGACCAAAGTAGGTCTTCTTGCTTAGTCAAGAAACGCTGTTATAAGTCAATCTCACATCACAAACCTTACGATGATTCAGCATGATCATTTTGCCCGGTCCAAAAGCAAAAGCCACGTTGGCACGAGCTTGACTCGTGCCCCTCAATGTCACCGGTCAAAGTAGCTGCCGAAGGTCAACAGACACGGGGCAAATATTCAAACCGTAGGTCAGCTGACGTCAGGATGGATATGTATTCCCAGGAAGTCAACTCGAATGTTAAAGTTTTTTAATGTAGATATACTTACTTTAACATTCATCCAAATACTCACATCGATCACTTATAACCTTGATTAATATGAGCTAATTTGaattgttttaaaaaatatagaataaTATATTGACATTATAATAAAATTCGAAGGATATAAATATTAATCATAATGTTTTCAGAGGGGTATACGTGTGTTTGTGTGAATTAATCCCTCAAAACAAAATAGATAAAGTGATGGAGGGTCTGCCATATGATGAGGATCCGACGGCAGTGATGAAGGGAATAGAACACCTGACAGCTTTCACACCTGCCCCTTGTTCTTCGGTTGACTTGGCATTTCTGCTACGtggccgacgacgacgacgacgacgacgacgaagacaGCCAAACACCATACGCCAAAAGCCACGCCTTCGTCGCATCCGTCCAACATCTTCTCGGGTGGCTTCTTAAGTGGTTCCAGCGGACCAACACAAACGCGATCATCACGGAGTCTCTCTCCAGGCTTGATCATGATCGAGTGGGTGTGTGATTGCTGTGCTTCTTACAGCCCAGAATGACGCGACGCCATGGTTTGGCTTGGAAAAAGGATTGGTGGGTCAGTGGAGTTAGTGGAAGGCACTGGGGTAGGAGAAGGTCTCTCCCACAAACGAAGCCAAAAGCAGACATGGCCAACCTAAAGGAGATGGGGGAGATGGTGGCACTTTGAGACCTTCATGTCTCTTTAACCTTTTTGCAGGTCAAAGAGAAGTGATGAAAGATGTTACAGCAGTTCAACCATTCATACtatattatcatttattttttctcCTCTCCACCTGAATTCAATGAAAAGAAGGAACTTTCGTGGGTTCATAACTTCAATGATACTCAAGGGGACACAGAGATGTCAACGACGATGTCAGTGGTGTTGTGGTGGCCACGACGATGGTGGTGGCAACCAACAAGGTGTATGAGTGTGATGGAGAGTaacgattgcttcttcatgtcatcttttctttcttccctcCTTTGTCTCGGtaattttataatcatatcctGTTCTTGTGCTCGTTGGTCCCTCTTCTCGATCGACGGTCATTATACCACCTGTTTTTCGCATGCGAGGCTTATCGCTGCTGCTGCTTAAGTTCACGATTGGCGTGACAACCTAATTCCCGGCACCATCTCTCTCTTCATTAATTCTCATCTCCAGTAATCGTGAGGTCACTCTCCCTCACCTTGTTATTGTTGGGTAGAAGAGCCCAGGTGAAGACTTAGCCCAATGCATTGCCTCTTATAATCTATCTAACTCTGTTCGATCATCGCATTCAGGATAAAGAATTACGGAATTAAGACAGTAAACATCATGATGTGAGCAAACATCACCCATACTAACATCGATCTGTCACGTGATTGTCAATTGAATCTCAAAATGATAAATAAAGCCATTTTAATTCTTCTAttatttgtttgatttttttcttcCTCCGTCTGGATCAACAATATCCTTAATCGGACTCTTTTTTATCGAAATAAAGAGAAAGATtcccaaatgaaagaaatttgGGAATCGTTTGAGCTTGGACAAATTGGATCGTTTGagcaaaagaaattaaaaagaggagagagaaggtgaggaaaatagaTTGAGCGGGCAGTGGCGTGCGGCGGCGtgaagagaaaagaggagagagaaatagagagagaaagtaaggtttttgagttttttgtttgacgatcggtggacaaacgttgtcagttttgatccaaattttatgtagagaattcttgtagcaaactctacgatcttaatggtgttgatctacagtttaccctctctaaggtactttcctgcgatatttaTTTTGTGAgatttataattctttttgaagatccatcctatatgatgatatgctagagcccatatatatatgttcttgatgttattctgatcctctagctattctagagaagacctactgtaaacatgttatcattattattgatagtggaagtttgaggtgaactacggtcccgtgattttttccaCGTTGGGTTTTTcacattaaaagatttggtctcactatgtgattgattatttactctattgtttatgttgtgctggttgatatttatatttggatattaagttggtattttgatgaggaacccattgtgatacacaaagagggaaaagaatattctgctttaacaggttttttcccaacaagtggtatcagagcaacaggttgtttggtactagtttttcttgtgtgattgaaatggaacaATCAtacgtatgattaaattgaactcatcaaattattccacttggaggcatctgatggaagatttactatattgcaaagatttgtataagcctatcaaggttaaagataaaccttctactatggatgatgaagaatgagaagttcaacatagaaaagccattgcctatattagaagatggatggacataaacttgcatgagcatatttccgatgaaaccaaagctgatgttgtttggcaaaggttagaaaacctctttgcgaaaaagacagtgggaaatagaatttctctccttagaaggcttgtaaatttgaagtataaagatggtggaaacattgttgagcacataagcctatttcagagtcttgcaaacaagttgattgctatgaaaatgaatatagatgatgagatgcagggattattacttctcagcttttTACCAGAAAGTTAGAAAATGTATGTGGtaactatttgcaactccacgccagatggaactctaactattgatatggttaaagacagtttactaaatgaagatgccaaaaggaaataacagggtgaatcttcttctggtgcatttattattgaaaaataagaaagacgtggaagaagtcatagcagaaatctatgtggttatagaggaagatccaagtctagaagagatatcaaatgttttcactgtaacaggccaggtcacatgaagaaagagtgtaggttttggaagcgagaacagaatgaaatgaagaaaaatgggaaagagaccaatacagttgctgctgaaggtaatatcactattgtttgtgatgaaggtaatatcactactgggtaattgactctggtgcttcatttcatgttacttctcatggtgatttctttagatcttacactgttggtgattttggtaatgttagaatgagaaacagtggtacatctaagattgtgggtattggagatatttgattGGAgatcagtattgggagcaaattgatactcaaagatgtaaggcatgttccagatattcattttaacttgatatctacaagcagacttgatgatgagggctttgtacattattttggtgaaagtaaatggaaactcactaaaggtttgtagcaaaaggaaagaagattaactctttttatgtcatggaagctaagctacataaaggagagattaatgcaatttgaaaaagtgaaagtatagatctttggcataagaggcttggacatatcaacgagaagggacttcaaactcttgctagaaagcagttcttaccagagttgcaatgtacatctcttaaatcttgtgatcattgcttagctggaaaaacacatagagttgtatttcagacatatccatcatctagaagatcagatgttattgatttagttcaataCTGATATTTGtattatgcaaactagaactcttggaggtgctctttattttgttacttttattgataaccattctagaaaagtgtgagcttttgctttgaaatctaaagaccaggtacttgatgttttcaaggagtttcatgtcagtgttgaaagagaaactggtagaaaactaaagtgtattcgatcagataatagtGGGAGTACagaggtccttttgagaattattgcaggttccatggtatcaggcttgagaaaacagttcctaaaacttctCAAcaaaacggtgtggcagaaaggatgaacagaaccattgaagaaaggattatgtgtatgctttctcacgacAAGtaaccgaagtcattttgggggagactatgagaactacagttgatctgataaatctttctccatcagttcctctgagagATGATGtttcagagagagtatggagaggaaaagatatatcttataatcacttaagagtctttgggtgtaaagcatttgttcatattcccaaagatgagaggtccaagcttgatagtaaagcaaaagtatgtatcttcttgggatatggtcatgaagagtttaggtacagattatgggatccggtaaataagaagattattagaagcagagatattaTGTTTCTTgaggaccaattgtttgatgatgatgataatattgagaacccagaaacctctatttatattccttggagtttgggtccagttccttcacctatagttcatgattaTCATGGGGAAGataaacaagaagattgtggagagaatactagtgatgatacacctacagttgattatgctgaaccaactgaacaggcacctccaccaccagttgagatttcattgagaagatccactagagagcgacaaccctctaccagatatcctccacatgagtatgttatgcttactgatgggggagagccagaaacttaccaagaagctattctacatgagaataagaatgagtgggttaaagctatgtaagaagagatgagatccccgcttgagaaccacacctatgacttggtaaaattgcataaagagaagaaagctctcaagaatacgtgggtttataaattgaagactgaaaataatagctcacaacagatatacaaggcacgactagttgtgaaaggattcagttagaagaaaggtattgactttgaagaaatattttctccggttgtaaaaatgtcatctatccgagttgttcttggtttggctgcccgtttgaatttagaagttgagcaacttgatgtaaaaacagcatttcttcatggtgacttagaagaaaaaattaCTGAAgcgtgcaaggaagctttatgaatgaaaaagtttctataggaatcaggcttgaaacaggaaggatatattgtttactgtgacaatcagagcgtcattcacctatccaagaattcaacataccattctagatccaagcatattgatgtgagatatcactggatttgtGATGTGCTTCAGATGAAAGAATTGCaattggaaaaagtacataccaatgataatggtttagatatgttgacaaagtctttgcctaaggagaagcttgaagcatgtaggcgaagagcgagcttcgtacagcccatcatatgaactggagggggagaattgttgggtccagtccatatgtgggcttggacaaattgggccgtttgagcccaaatgaaagaaattaaaaagaggagagagaaggtgaggaaaatagaTCAGTGAACGCGCAGTGAACGTGtgcggcagcgtgcagcgtgcggcgacagagaagaggagaaagaaataaagagaaagtaaggtttctgagttttctgtttgacgatcggtggccaaacgttatcagttttggcccaaattttatgtgaagaatccttgcagcaaactctacaatcctaatggtgttgatctgcagtttaccctctctaaggtactttcctacgatatccactttgtgagacctagaattcttttttgaggagatacatcctatatgatgatatgctagagccaagatctatgttcttgatattattctaatcctctagttattctagagaagacttactgtaaacctgttatcattattattgatagtggaagtttgaggtggactacggtcccgtgttttttcccacattgggttttccacgttaaaagatttggtcttactgtgtgattgattatttgctctattgtttatgctgtgctggttgatatttatatttggatatcaagttgatattttgatacgtaaaaagagaaaagaatattCGGTTTTAACATATTTTTTTCAACACGCAAGTCTGGGTCTTTGTTCCTCTAAAGCAAGCTGTAGTTgttttatatataataaatttcaaACTCTCTACATTCACAGCTTCTTCTGATAACAAATTTGAATGGTTAGACCCCATTTCACCATTGCAATCTCATGATTACCAGTGCAGTTTTTGACCTGACTCCCTGCAGCAAGCAAATTGCAATTATGAACACTATAGCAATCCAATTTGAAAATCTTTAGCAGACCCATCAAGTTTCTCATTTTATATAAGATGAATAATGGACACACTTCACACCACCTGTTTCATGACTTGCATCATTTCATTGATTATTTATAGGAAAACATTAGAAAAGAATTGTTAGCACTAAATTCTAAAGTATTTTTGGAACACTTCACTGTTGATTTACAAAAACCTGGCGCAAGTTCAGCTCCTTGAGATTAATAGAGTAGATTCTTCATAGTTTGCTTGCTACTTCATGGTCAGATGATGTTTTTTCTACAGAATTAAGTTCAGAAAGTTTTTGGTTTGGTAAATTCGTGGAGAAGGTGCATGTCTAATCACATCCATAGATCTTGTCTGTCTTAACGATCTAAGGGGATTGAAATCAGGTCAATTGTTGTTTGATTAAGATGAATGATTGACTCTGCTGGGACCCTGTCGGGGACTCCATTTTGACAAGAACGGGAAGCTCCTCATAGCTAATTGGGAATCAGTATCATGTTTCGGCTGCAGGGAGTATCCATTTCTCCTGTCATTATGTGTTTGTACCTTTTCTAAAGCAATTAGAAGacgaatttgaaagctttgaggtacACTGGAATGATGCCAAAAGCCATGCATTATTACATAAGCTGCAATCTACATGCTCAATCTTGCTCTTGGATGCAATAGGCAAAACCACAGTGCGTTCCCTGAGACACCATGATTTCATCAAAGCAAGCAAGCAGGCAAGcacaagaagaagcagaagaaggcaACAGAGACGTGGCCTGGGGAGGGAGGCGCTTGGCGGAGACGAGGAGCTGTGCTACGTACGATGGCTCTCCTGTCCCATCCTCGCCGTGCGTGTCCCGTTGCTTTCCGCCAGCTTTCCCCCGCTTGTTAATATGCCAAGGGGATCCCACCCTGCTTTGTTCTCTCCCCTTGGTACGACGGGTGACGGTCTCGTGTCCATCGGCGATGTTTGGAGTCGGACAAGGTAAGCGGCGAAAGCCAACGACGCGTCCTTTGTGAGAGGAGGGCCCGGCCATGACCTGAGACAGTCCACCTACCGCGGACCAGAAAGCTCTTCTCTCTCATAAGAGCTGCTCGTAGGGGCGTCGGTGAGCCCGGCCGTCGTTGTCGTTGCTCTCTTGGCGTTGGTTGCGTGGCGCAAGACTAATAGATTGTAGCATATCGGGGTGGGGTGTTGGTGGTTCTCTTGCCACGAAAGCCATCGCTTTCTCTCTCCCTATTCTCGCTGCCTGTTGCtgacttttcttttctcttaaaGGATCATGTTTCCATGGCACAGAACTTACTGAGGAATTATTGCAGGGCGGGTTTCAATCAAGTTGGATTTGCATAAATCTTACGATTCTACAAAGATGTTGGTTCACTAGTAGAACTTCTGTTTGTGTCAAGTCCAGTGTTCCCAATATCTATGAATGGTGGACTTGTGGGGTTGGTTCTTTTAGCTAGAAGAGGAGATTTGAGACAAGGGATCCTTCTCTCTGTATCGTGCATCAGAAGACGGGTTGAATTGACAGCTGAAAGGAATCTTGATTTCAGCCGAAAAAGCAATCAGTGAGTAGTATTTAATATCTGCCAAACAAGTGGGATACAACTGCAGTTACCAAGGAAGGATCTGTGGCTTTTTTACATCAAATAAGAATCTGATTGGTGCAATGGGTCCATAAGAGTGTCAGTAGAAACAAACATTACTTTGGATCATGAGATTACCAaagtaaaatcatcaaaattggaTCTTTAATGAGCCTTACTGTCACCCAGGACCTCGAAGATCAAGAGAAAAGCTCCTAAATTAGTGTGGTCCGAGTACTGTACACCAAAGCAATGTCTTGTTCTATGGCTGGCCACTCGAAATTGACTTCTGACACAGGACAAATTTTGAGAAATACAAATGTTTTGTCACCGAAAAGTAAGACACGATTCTAAACTTACTTGCATTCTGATGTTAAGTATGTGAAAACATACGGAAGAAGTTGGGAGATTTGAAACGAGGGTTGTTGTGTTTGGCATGGAGAGCAGGAGATACCTTGGGGGTTGTGAGTATGCATGTTATGTTCGATGCTATAAATAAATCTCACCTACAGAGAGGAGTTACAGAATTTTCACAAACAAGTTGTACATCTGAAGCTTTGTTTTGTCAGGCCAAGTTTTCTTGGAAGACTGACCCTCAGAAGAGGGAGCTGCTTGAAGCATGAAATCCTCCTGTTAATTTTGTTCCTTAAGAACATGTGTTTGATTGTTTTTGAGCTGTAGATGGATGAAGTGACTTGTTTTGAGCCTGATATGTAAGCATTTTCTATGCAGTTCATGTACACACCAATTCAATTTGCAGCCCATGAGGATTTTCTCTTAGCATTGTATATTTTAGAAATCATTAAAGTATCTTTTTGTGGATTTTGTAATGGATACTCAGTGAGAGACCAAAGTAAATAAACTCATTTAGTTGCATAAATAAATGAGACTGTCTATAGTATTTATCATACTGATCCAAGATGATTTAATCATGTAGCCCAAAGTAAAATGTGACATCTAACATATTCTTCACGTAGTAGCAAATATGTCAATAGATTAACTCACAGATGGCTAAATTTCGATTAGAAAGTAAAAAGATTGCTCGCTTAATTTTTATTCAGATAGAAATAGATCAAACTCTTCTCTTCTTTTGGGTTCTAACAGTCgcctccctctctctttcttcgGTAGAACATTAGGAAACCTGCATACATGTTCTATATACAAACATTTTTCCATTAAACTCCCACCATTTCAATCTTATTATCATCCCCGTCCACCGTCGTCGCCACCTCAGGTCCAGTAGTACCAATTGGGGAATGGAGTTTGGTCGTAAGAGAAGAAGCTACTACTGCATGGCTCGTCCCCGCCAAGAAGCTCTTCCGTCTTCATGACATGGTTCTGATGATTAAGTCCTCCAACTGTTTTCATCGTCCTCGAGTCCAGGTTCAGCAGAGGTGGCGGAGAATCCGGGAAGGACGAGGAGCTTCCATGTCCGATGCCTGCAGCTGGCAGGATGTTGGAGACCGACGCCGACGACGACCGCCCTCGGGGGCTGTCCTGGTCGTTCAGCAGGACGGCGCTCGAGTCGCTGTCCGAAGACCCGTCCTTGGCCAGCGGCTCCTCCGGGGCCGCGGCCTTTTCCTCGGCCTTGGAGGTCATCGCTTCCTCCTTGTCGGAAGCGGTCAACTTGGTCTTCAGCTCCTTGATCTGCGCCACCATCAACATCATCAGAGAATTCAACCGATCGTTAGTTTGCCTGTAAGTGCTTAAAGATCCTTTGATCGGCCAGCTCACCTCTGCAATCAAGGACTCGTTGTCACGGCGGAGGGCGTCGTAGTCGAGGCGGAGCGCGTCGTAGCTGGCCTTGAGGGCGGCGTAGTCGTGCTCCAGCTGCTTGGTTTTCCACCGGGCGCGGCGGTTCTGGAACCAGACGGCGACCTGCCGGGGCTGGAGCACGAGCTCCTGCGCCAGCCTCACCTTCCGCTCCGGCTCCAATTTGTTGTCCACCTCAAAGTTCTTCTCCAGCGCTCTCACCTGCTCGACGCTCAGCCGGCGCTTCTTTGCCCCCCGCGCCCCGCCGTTGCACATCTCCTCCTGCTCCACGCCGTCGTCGTCCTCCAGCCCGTCCATGAACGACTGGAACATGCCCCGCTCTTCTCCTAGATCAATtccacatcagaaacaagaaaacCAAGATGAACTTACATCTACAAGCAAGCACGCTTCCAGGTCCCACAACAAAGAATTGCGATCAGAAGAAACATGTCAAGTACCAGCGGGCATCGACGGATGATCCGAGTAACCGAGCGACCTCTTCATACTCGCTCACCGGTTGACGGTTCACAAGAAATTCTAGTCCTCAAGAAGCAAACACAATCACTTCACACTATTCACCTTGCGTTTGCGTTCTAAGGGAAGCGGAGAGGTAAGATTACACACAGCAGCAGCGGTGGGAGCAGCCGTGTGAAGAACCGACAAAGAgcagaggagggggaggagggtcTCTTCCATAtcccctcttctttctccttctggCCCATCTCCTCTCCTTCAGAGCCCATCAGTGGAGATGCATCTCCCTGAGGTCCGAACTAATGGAAGTTGTCATAGATCAACCGGAGAGGAAGGAGTGGcagggaagagagagaggagatgaagTTGACAGGGATAGCTGAGGAAGGTGGCAGAACAGAAAGCAATAGATTCCCTGCCACCATAAATAGAAGAGTAGCAACCTG
This DNA window, taken from Musa acuminata AAA Group cultivar baxijiao chromosome BXJ3-7, Cavendish_Baxijiao_AAA, whole genome shotgun sequence, encodes the following:
- the LOC135643553 gene encoding homeobox-leucine zipper protein HOX4-like isoform X1; this translates as MKRSLGYSDHPSMPAGEERGMFQSFMDGLEDDDGVEQEEMCNGGARGAKKRRLSVEQVRALEKNFEVDNKLEPERKVRLAQELVLQPRQVAVWFQNRRARWKTKQLEHDYAALKASYDALRLDYDALRRDNESLIAEIKELKTKLTASDKEEAMTSKAEEKAAAPEEPLAKDGSSDSDSSAVLLNDQDSPRGRSSSASVSNILPAAGIGHGSSSSFPDSPPPLLNLDSRTMKTVGGLNHQNHVMKTEELLGGDEPCSSSFFSYDQTPFPNWYYWT
- the LOC135643553 gene encoding homeobox-leucine zipper protein HOX4-like isoform X2 — translated: MKRSLGYSDHPSMPAERGMFQSFMDGLEDDDGVEQEEMCNGGARGAKKRRLSVEQVRALEKNFEVDNKLEPERKVRLAQELVLQPRQVAVWFQNRRARWKTKQLEHDYAALKASYDALRLDYDALRRDNESLIAEIKELKTKLTASDKEEAMTSKAEEKAAAPEEPLAKDGSSDSDSSAVLLNDQDSPRGRSSSASVSNILPAAGIGHGSSSSFPDSPPPLLNLDSRTMKTVGGLNHQNHVMKTEELLGGDEPCSSSFFSYDQTPFPNWYYWT